The nucleotide sequence GCAGGATGGTGGGCAATGGGGGGGGCATGCCGTCAGAGTGGAGGATCTACGGGCCTAGTGCAATCAGTCCTCCATACGAACAATTATGGTTGCTATCTCGCTGGCTCGGCGGCCAGCGGTTCGGTGGTTGCGCAGGCGAGGTGCTGCTATATCCAATGAGGTGGCGCGCAGGTCTGTGCTGAGAGGGCAAGTCGGAGCGTTGGTGTAGGGCTGTCCTTGAATCAGGGAAAGCCCCTAGTCCTCAGACAGCATGATTCCGGGGCGCCTCTCCGAGGAGGCGCCTCAACTGTTGCCGCGCACGTATGTTGATGGTTCCACGGCGTTCCACGGACCGGGGCTTTGATGGGCACCACAGGGAGGCCCGCGAAACTACCCCCTGTGTCAGGGAAGTTGTCGCCTCGGATGACCGGCAGAGCTGACCTCAAGAGATGCAAAGATGGCACGCGGCTAAATATTGCCTATTCGCCTTCGTGCGACTGGGCGACCGGGGCGAAGGAGATGCCGTCGACGACCAGGGCTCGGCGGTTTCCTTCCTCGGACAGCCGCAGCGTCCACGCGTCCGGGGACAAGGATGCGTCGGACTCCGCCTCCACCAGCACCCAGCTCGAATCGACCGTGGTGACAGGAAACTCCTGCCACACGGATACGACCTTCAGGCGCTCGCCCCTGCTCCTCGTGAGCGATGCGTCCTTCGCAGTCCAGGGTTCCCCTGGCTGACTGAAGCGCAGCGATAGCTCCACGAGTACCCGGCGTCTCGCGCTGTAGGTGCGTACCTGATTCGCCATGAGCGCACCGCTCCGTAGCCGAAATGCCACCGCAGGGATTTTCCGCGCCACAACACCATTGTCAGCGAGAACCGCGGAGACCCGAAGTGCCGTCAGACCAGTCAAGCCGCCTGGCGTGGCCTGGGCCCTGGTCAATTCCTCATGGCACTGGCGCACGGCCTCCCAGGCCTCTCGCACCTCTTGCTGGTAGGACTCCACCGGGCGTGGCTCGCGATACACCTCCACCAGTCGGTCCGCATGCGCCTCCCGTACCACCAGGACAAAGGTGGCTACAGGCGGGGCCGCACCATCCGCGAAGCGCACGGTCAGCCGCACCTGGTCGCCAGTCTTCAATTCATCGGAAGGAACCAGCCGGAGGACGGACTCTCCAAGCTCCAACCGCTGGAAGTCCGCTGACCGCTCCAACGCGACCTGGAGCCGTCCTACCGGCTCACCCGTGGGCCTCCCGTCGAAGGTGAGCACGGTGGAGATGCCGGGGCTGATGTGTATCTCTGGCTCCGCGTCGGCTGCTACGGCGCGAAGCTCGATGCGCCGAAGTCCTGCCTCGGGAGGAAAACGCTG is from Pyxidicoccus trucidator and encodes:
- a CDS encoding DUF2381 family protein; this encodes MPVHPVFLLALALALGVGATAAAQPQRFPPEAGLRRIELRAVAADAEPEIHISPGISTVLTFDGRPTGEPVGRLQVALERSADFQRLELGESVLRLVPSDELKTGDQVRLTVRFADGAAPPVATFVLVVREAHADRLVEVYREPRPVESYQQEVREAWEAVRQCHEELTRAQATPGGLTGLTALRVSAVLADNGVVARKIPAVAFRLRSGALMANQVRTYSARRRVLVELSLRFSQPGEPWTAKDASLTRSRGERLKVVSVWQEFPVTTVDSSWVLVEAESDASLSPDAWTLRLSEEGNRRALVVDGISFAPVAQSHEGE